The genomic interval ttttctctctctctctcatttctttagAATATGTACCAATATATCGAGTTAGGTCATCTTTTAAGATACAGGATTTAGACCCCATGATCAAAGGGAAGCTGGCCTGAAAGCTGGAACGAGCTGTGCACTACTGTCATCAACTTTTTTGGAACACCATTTCTTTAATTCTTTCTTGATAAAATCAATGACAGTGCTCactttctaatatttttgtctCGGAGGTATGACGATTAAgtgtaatatatgtataaaaattttaccaaaataaactaattttaaaatgatttagtTTGACGTGAGATGTTATATCGTACATATATCATCATACAtagacagatatatatatatatatatatatgtgtgacgaattatttacgatgataatgattatttgttataaaatagactcattttgataataaataattatttttattaaaaataactgatTACAAATAACACTCATATTTGTCAATCTCGTAGTAGAAATAGGCTTCGCCGTCTAATCGAATGCATTCATCCCTAAAAGATAATACTCATATTTCCACTCgtaattttgaagataaatgctatattcacaaataaatatatataaaaaataaaaatcaattcacAAATTTTGGGGTTAAATGTGACGTGCTTGATTATaaaattctttaatttatttataaaataaatttaacatatcatattaaattatattaatttataaatttatttttataaaaacattttacgCGCGAAGCATTTCTCCGTTCCAAATGCACGAGCTAGCGGAGCCGGCTGGTCAtgtaattaaaatcattttacaaattattcagcttgttcattttagtttgtttgaaTTATGCTTTTTGTTTGACTTTTAGGaaacgtttggattcgaagatgacttgagatgagttgagatagattatgaatagtaataaaatgagttgtgaatagtagtgagatttatgagttaaagttgctgaatagtaatgaatagtagtgagatgagttgagatgagctgaaatgtcCTGCGAATCGGAATGTTTGGGGAGATGCCATAATTTGGGTCGACCATCGATCGACGGATGGTGCGAACTATTTAGAGATTAAGGCTgtgtttgatttttaaattcaattgaattgaatttaattttaatttgaatctaatgtttaaatatttaattattaaattattaaatttatctcaatttaaaattttttatatataagacgtataattttttttaatttaaaatatatttatatatagaatatataatctttttcaatttattataaaaatattaaatttatttttacattcaaATCCACTTTAATTCAATTTAGATAGGCCTGACGAGGAATATATAATGCATGGCGGGGTCTACCTCTCGAGTACTGCTGGACAGCCCGGCGGTCGATCCGCCATCCAGCAAAACAGTGCTTACGATCGAGATTATTATAACATAATCATGATCGATGATCCTTTTCACGTAACATCATCATGTGAAATCCAAATCGAATACTTTAATAATTCTCATGACTAAAATATCTGGTCTAATATTGACAAGGACAGGCagagaactattttttttaaaaataactatacgaTATTTATGATAATATCTGGTCTactaataaaatctatttttattaaaataattattcgatatttatgtaattcataACTATACCTAACATTATTCATTTTACTCAATATTAATTCATTCTAACCTTTGTTGTTCATACACGCATCCCTGCCATCCATATTATGGTCAAGCAAGATGGGGGAGATTTGATTATGATATCAAttgacctcgtttgtttttacaaataatatgagatgagttgagataaaaattaaaaatgaaataaaatattgttataataaatttttttaatattatttttattttaaaatttaaaaaaattaaattatttattttattttgtataaaaatttaaaaaaattataatctagaAGCAAGATGGGGGAGATTTGATTATGACATCAACtaacctcgtttgtttttaccgatgatatgagatgagttgaaataaaagttaaaagttgaataaaatattattataatatatttttttttaatattatttttattttgagatttaaaaaagttgaattgtttattttattttatgtaaaaatttaaaaaaattataatgattaaatgagatgagatgatatgagttaatagcagttttgaaaacaaacgaaatttATTTAGTTGGATGGTAGTCGATATCACTATGGCTGGGTAAGCTAGCCATGTATTATCATGAGTATATGATCAACATCATGGTCATGATCAATATTAAGCTGTATTTTTATGCTCCTTTTCGTTCTTGACTATGGGATTGTATACcaccatttattttaaaagtttaaattgattataaaatataaatataattatttatattatatccaTAATGTACAGAAATTTCCTTGCATTTGATTACATTCATTCGTAAATTCATGAATATCTTGATTTGTTCTTCACTTtggtaaagaaagaaaaagtgagaagaaAAGGTGCGTGCATGGCGATTCTAGCTTTATGCTACTTTGCTTGTTTAATTATCACCATACAAACTGTCCTTTTTAGTGTCTTCCAAGTCTTTGCCTCTCTGATATTGCATCCAGCCATGGGAAtctgctcttcttcttcttcttcttcttcttcttcatcatcaggGTACCAGCTGATTCCATGGTAATATACATGAACTAAAAGAAAGAGGTAGAACTGGTGCTAAATCATCCTAAAAGTATGATTCACTGTGCACCAGTTGCTCGTCAATTAATTTGATAAGCATCTAAAGCATATCATGTAAATCTCTGTAAGCTAGCAGTTAGCAGTCACTAGATTAAAGCTACGAATATGGAAAATTAAGAAAGTCTTTATCGTTCTGCTTTCACTTTAtaaatctctctctccacaCTAGTACTATATATGCCCAGTAAACCCAAGAATTTGAGTCGTAGTCTCAtcaaaatttcacatataaggTGTAAGTTGAGCACCCAGTACAACTTATTCAAACGATCAGAAGTTTTTGGCAAAAGTATAGAAGCAACATGAGTACGGAAATAACAAGGAATTATTATTCAGCAGAAATGCAGGTGGTGATACTTGAAGACAAACACCAAATCAGCAACGGAAGAAGACAATGGAGTGGTTCAGAGACTGGATGATCCTTTGGGATGATATATGACAATATGATTATAAGCATCAAGAGTCAGAAAATCATCCAGTATTGGGGCAGTGCATTGCCGGGTGAAAATCTTGCAAGCCTCCTTGTACATTCCTTTCTGAAACTTGTCTTTGCCAACCTCTCTCTCAATCCTAGCCATCTCTTCTTCCACCACCCTTCCAAAGAGCTCCTTTGTCACTTTCACCCCAAGCCCATCTCCATTCAATTCCACTCCATATTTCAACCACTGCCAGTTCTGAACCCTGCTAATCTCAGCAGTTGCAGCATCTTCCATGAGGTTGTAAAGCGGCACTGACCCTGATCCAGTGAGCCATGCTGCCAAATACTGTATCCCAACTCGAGTATTGAGCCGAAGACCATCCATGGTGCGCAGTCCTCTAGGCCTTTGCAAGAGGTCTTCTTCAGTTAGGGTGGCTGAGTCTTCGCGCTTCATGGTTTGGATCTGGTTAGGGGCAGAGCCCATGTTGTTGGTAAAGACTTCCATGCAAGCTGGGATCAGTCCAGGGTGGGCTGCCCAGGTTCCATCGTGCCCTGCCTTCACTTCTCTTAGCTTGTCCTTTTTCACCAGATCCAATGCTGCCTCATTTGCTGCTGGATCATCCCTAATAGGAATTTGAGCTGCCtgttcaagaaaataaaaaagttctcAAAATTTACTGAGCTACAAATAGTCCCAAACTGATAAATAGCTACAAATAgcaagtattatatatatacataagaaGTGTTAGATTCACAAAGAAGtctcacccaaaaaaaaaaatgcttacaaACTGATGTATTTAGATGTCATAGCTAGATTAGTAAAAGAAGTTTCGCAATATGATGTATCAATGATCCATTTGACTGGGAACTAAGGATTACATACCATGCCACCCATGGCATGGACACCACGCCTATGGCACGTCCTGATGAGGAGATCAGAATAGCTCCGCATGAAGTGTTGAGTCATGCCAACCTGAACCCTATCTGGTAGCAGGCGATCCGGATGTGCTTGGAAGGTCTTGACATAGCTGAAGATGTAATCCCATCTTCCACAGTTCAAACCGACAGAGTGATCCCTTAGCTCATACAGAATTTCATCCATTTGAAAGACTGCTGGAAGTGTTTCGATTAGAACGGTGGCCCTGATGCTCCCTCTTTCTATCCCTGCCACCTTCTCTGCCCTCTCAAACACGCTGTTCCATATTTTCGCTTCCCTGCAATAAGAGGGAGCTTAATTTCACTCTTCCACAATTTGTCTGACTCTGCTTTTGGAGTAATTTTAAGAACAACAATTGCAAgcaatcaatttttttcatcaacttTTGACATACCTTGAATGCTCCATCTTAGGAAGATAAAAGAAAGGCCCAAACCCAGCACCTTGGCTGCGGCGGAATGCTGCATGATTGTGGTAAAAGTAGAGGCCAAAGTCCACAAGGCAACCAGTAGCAGGTTCACCATCAATAAAGATGTGTGCCTCGGGCAAGTGCCAGCCTCGCGGGCGGACAAAGAGCTTGGCTATCTCATCATTCAGCTTGTAAACCCTGTTCCTGGCCCTGTCATGAAAGGTTATACTCCCATCCACAGCATCCTTCAAGTTTACCTGTCCTCTCATCAGGTTCTCCCAACTTGGTGACAGTGCATCTTCACAATCGGCCTatgaaattaaacaacaaaCCTTTATTCTCAGTTTCCATTCAGTAAGCTAACAACATATTTGATTACTATCTAAAGACAGAAACTTCGTATAATGATAaggttttttaactttattcatTAATCTGCAGGACCCGACAACATATGTCAGTGCATACATGTCATAATGATAATTAGTACATGAATCTCTGTTTTTCTCCAACTAATGATCAACTTTGGCTGTCTAGATTCCCTACTCAActgtgttaaaatataattaaatttatatcacaGCATGCATATGAATCCTGAGTTCAAACCCGACTctacttaaaatatttcatatatgctTAGACAAATGGTGGTTTAGCACTATTAACATTCTCGAGAGCAAACCAAGACGTACTAACCATGAAGACTTTTGCACCAGAGTTGAGTGCATTgatgatcattttcctttcgACAGGTCCAGTAATCTCCACCCTCCTATCAGCAACAGATGGTGGGACTGCAGCACACTTCCACTCACCTTCCCTTATGTTCCTTGTGGCAGGATCAAACCCCGGCACCGCCCCCTCATTGTACCTCGTCTTAGCTTCCCTCCGACACTCCACTGCATACTTGATATGGCTTCGGAACTCACGCTGCAAAACCGCAACAAACTGCAAAGCATCCTTTGTCAGGATCTTCGCAAACTCTTCATCATAACGTCCCCTGATGTCCACTCCTTCCGGCACGTCATATCCCGAAGCAATCTTCCTCGCCATGGGAGTGGAATTACCATATGTCCCCAAATCCATCATCTTCTGTGCTTTTCTCTCAACAAAATTGAACTTTCTTTTACTGGTGTGGAAATGCGAGAGGCTAGAGAAACGTATATATAGAGAGggaaagtttcttttttaatcgGTGCCCAAAAAACAGAGATGCGGATAGCTATGTCTAACGTTATCGCTatgggattttaattttggtGTGCATTGGCTTTATGCGCGTAATGATGATCATGGGTGAAGCTATTATTCTGCATGGTGGGCGTGGAGGATAAGGGGATCGCTTCGATTGTTGTGCCGGCCTCGGGAGATGCAGCAGCGATCGGTGAGTCACTTGCACTTTGCAATTTTCATTCAAGACC from Juglans regia cultivar Chandler chromosome 2, Walnut 2.0, whole genome shotgun sequence carries:
- the LOC108991981 gene encoding malate synthase, glyoxysomal: MMDLGTYGNSTPMARKIASGYDVPEGVDIRGRYDEEFAKILTKDALQFVAVLQREFRSHIKYAVECRREAKTRYNEGAVPGFDPATRNIREGEWKCAAVPPSVADRRVEITGPVERKMIINALNSGAKVFMADCEDALSPSWENLMRGQVNLKDAVDGSITFHDRARNRVYKLNDEIAKLFVRPRGWHLPEAHIFIDGEPATGCLVDFGLYFYHNHAAFRRSQGAGFGPFFYLPKMEHSREAKIWNSVFERAEKVAGIERGSIRATVLIETLPAVFQMDEILYELRDHSVGLNCGRWDYIFSYVKTFQAHPDRLLPDRVQVGMTQHFMRSYSDLLIRTCHRRGVHAMGGMAAQIPIRDDPAANEAALDLVKKDKLREVKAGHDGTWAAHPGLIPACMEVFTNNMGSAPNQIQTMKREDSATLTEEDLLQRPRGLRTMDGLRLNTRVGIQYLAAWLTGSGSVPLYNLMEDAATAEISRVQNWQWLKYGVELNGDGLGVKVTKELFGRVVEEEMARIEREVGKDKFQKGMYKEACKIFTRQCTAPILDDFLTLDAYNHIVIYHPKGSSSL